From the Anguilla anguilla isolate fAngAng1 chromosome 6, fAngAng1.pri, whole genome shotgun sequence genome, one window contains:
- the LOC118229163 gene encoding retinal-specific phospholipid-transporting ATPase ABCA4-like isoform X2, which produces MNTGSQVRLLLWKNWTLRKRQKIRFIVEILWPIVLFIGLVWLRKANPLYRQHECHFPNKAMPSTGILPWIQGIFCNANNPCFRSPTRGESPGVVSNYNNSILARFYLDSQELLFNDPEFQQLGRVWRELSVMSNFMDTLRNNPSQISGRGLKIEDILKDDETLTSFLLRDARLPHSVVYQLMNARVRPEQFAYGVPDLTLKDIACSQTLLARFILFPSWRGQYSVHNAMCALTQQKLQKIEDQLYANVDFFKLFRLLPQVLDSHSSGMDLHFWGRVLSAVSEKLQELAERSSSKELLRVLYPLFQMGVPSSFSQLISTVSDLFCGYPEGAGTRVFSFNWYEDNNYKAFLGINGSKDTKNYIYDDTTTPFCNALMQNLESNPVTKIVWNSVKPLLMGKVVYAPDSPAVRQILKSANTTFEQLERLRNMGKAWEEAGPQIWNFFQGGVQMNMIRETIRNPTVMNFIDNALEETELSSKDILNFLYNGPEEDREEDMPKFDWRNIFNLTDQAIRMFNQYTECINLDKFIGHTDEDQMTHQALYLLEENKFWAGLIFQDMYPWTTKLPTHVKFKIRMDIDAVERTNKIKDRYWDPGPRADPMEDLRYVWGGFAYLQDMIEHGIIKSQTGVDWPLGVYIQQMPYPCYVDDLFMITLNRCFPIFMVLAWIYSVSMMVKSIVLEKEMRLKEMLKAMGVANSVIWYTWFIDSFLMMTASTALLTAIVMSGNVLNYSNPIILFLFLLTFTVATIMQCFLMSVFFNKANLAAACSGIIYFTLYLPHILCFAWQDRITKNMKIMASLLSPVAFGFGTEYLSRYEEQGLGLQWDNIRTSPLEGDQYSFFTSIRMMLFDSFLYGVLAWYLDNIFPGQYGIGRPFYFPFQPSYWSRQGPSQTQSPDQAKKSPTESPDKPEDGLSVKPPESGKESDGSDKKPCKHQDRRVKREKEKEEQQKKQKDVGQDQVKGGEQPDQPAGNLFFEPEPTGLTVGVAIQDLVKVFNSGSRPAVDGLTITFYEGQITSFLGHNGAGKTTTMSILMGLFPPTSGTAYIKGKDIRTDIDAIRQSLGMCPQHNILFNHLTVEEHILFYSLLKGRPQADALQEVEDMLEDLGLPHKRHDEAQNLSGGMQRKLSVAMAFVGGAKVVILDEPTSGVDPYSRRSIWDLLLKYRSGRTVILSTHHMDEADLLSDRVAIISKGRLHCCGSPLFLKNYFGVGFYLTLVRRVKDQRPRKRKENECDCASECSCACSTCTKHKEESLNQAQVLPVERTMDGDVDGITKLIHHHVPEAKLLEMIGQEITYLLPNKDVQYRSYASLFRELEETLSEMGLSSFGISDTSLEEIFLKVTAEGEATENGNAIPDQRTLRQRKARTSVTSEKNGTVHNELAAESNGVKQANGQGNHGDSDSGGGRGSRQVKGCSLVVKQFFALLIKRFHHATRSRKDFLAQIVLPASFVLVALFFTLVVPPFGEYPSLTLTPWMYGQQFTFFSNERPSNEHIHHFSNMLLNSPGFGTRCMLDQPLENMPCLNITTEWGVPTVPAVVSNILLSPHWNALNPSPSCQCSTDRKLTMLPVCPLGAGGLPPSQRIQPTGDVILDLSDRNISDYLVKTYPSLIRTSLKSKYWVNEQRYGGISVGGQLPILDVDPRTIQDVLYQLGRMLNITGGNYTKLAIREIGPFLRYMESEYNVKVWYNNKGWHAMVSFLNVANNAILRANLPPNANPAEYGITAINHPLNLTKEQLSEVTVLTTSVDAVVAICVIFAMSFVPASFVLYLIQERVTKAKHLQFVSGVSPLVYWVTNFFWDMINYSISTAMVVGIFVAFDKKCYTSPTNLPALVALLLLYGWSVTPMMYPMSYLFNIPSTAYVSLSCINLFIGINSSAITFILELFENNRALLQFNDILKKGLLIFPHFCLGRGLIDMAMNQAVTDVYARFGEEYSKDPFRWDFVGKNMAFMAAEGVVYFILTILIQYRFFLDHWLSEVPSTSVEDEDGDVAQERKRIYNGGNKEDILQIRDLSKTYVGRKRPAVDRICVGVPAGECFGLLGVNGAGKTTTFKMLTGDTDVSAGEASVAGYSILTNILDVHQNMGYCPQFDAIDDLLTGREHLHLYARLRGVPESEISRVAEWGIQKLGLSEYAERCAGTYSGGNKRKLSTAIAMIGCPALVLLDEPTTGMDPHSRRFLWNAIMSVIQDGRAVVLTSHSMEECEALCTRLVIMVNGTFKCLGTIQHLKYKFGDGYVVTMKIKAAKPGLAPDLNPAEAFMEASFPGCVQREKHYNTLQYEIASSSLARIFQLVVANKEKLNIEDYSVSQTTLDQVFVNFAKQQSGEDDDLVLHPRAAGARREMKILPLKDLRNKP; this is translated from the exons ATTCGATTCATTGTTGAAATTCTGTGGCCGATAGTGCTGTTCATTGGACTGGTGTGGTTAAGGAAGGCTAACCCTCTCTACCGCCAACATGAAT GTCACTTTCCCAACAAAGCCATGCCCTCCACGGGGATACTTCCGTGGATCCAGGGCATATTTTGCAATGCCAACAACCCCTGTTTTCGGTCCCCCACCCGCGGAGAGTCCCCCGGGGTAgtctccaactacaacaactccaT ACTGGCAAGGTTCTATCTGGACTCCCAGGAGCTTCTCTTTAACGATCCGGAGTTCCAGCAGCTGGGTAGAGTGTGGCGGGAACTGAGTGTGATGAGCAACTTTATGGATACCCTCCGCAACAACCCCTCTCAGATCTCAG GACGAGGGCTGAAAATTGAAGATATTCTGAAGGATGACGAGACTCTCACGTCATTCCTGCTGAGAGACGCACGGCTGCCACACTCTGTCGTTTACCAGCTCATGAACGCCAGGGTGCGGCCTGAACAG TTTGCATACGGAGTGCCGGACCTGACGCTGAAGGACATCGCCTGCAGTCAGACCCTGCTGGCACGCTTCATCCTCTTCCCCAGCTGGAGGGGCCAGTACAGCGTTCACAACGCTATGTGCGCCCTCACCcagcagaagctgcagaagATCGAGGACCAGCTGTACGCCAACGTGGACTTCTTCAAGCTCTTCCGTCTG CTGCCCCAGGTTCTGGACAGCCATTCGTCTGGCATGGACCTGCATTTCTGGGGCCGCGTGCTGTCAGCCGTGTCCGAAAAACTGCAAGAG TTGGCGGAAAGGAGCAGCTCCAAAGAGCTTCTGCGGGTGCTGTACCCGCTTTTCCAGATGGGGGTGccctcctccttcagccagcTGATAAGCACCGTATCGGACCTCTTCTGCGGGTACCCTGAGGGCGCCGGGACCCGTGTCTTCTCCTTCAACTGGTATGAGGACAACAACTACAAGGCCTTCCTGGGAATCAATGGGAGCAAGGACACAAAAAACTACATCTATGACGATACCACCA CACCTTTCTGCAATGCACTGATGCAGAACTTGGAGTCCAACCCAGTCACCAAGATTGTGTGGAATTCGGTCAAGCCCCTGCTGATGGGGAAGGTCGTGTACGCCCCCGACTCCCCCGCCGTGAGACAGATACTCAAGAGT GCTAATACCACATTTGAGCAGTTGGAGCGGCTGAGGAACATGGGGAAAGCCTGGGAGGAGGCGGGCCCTCAGATCTGGAACTTTTTCCAGGGCGGAGTTCAGATGAACATGATCCGG GAAACCATCAGAAATCCCACGGTGATGAATTTCATTGACAATGCACTGGAGGAAACTGAGTTATCATCCAAAGATATTCTGAACTTTTTGTACAATGGACCAGAGGAGGATCGTGAAGAGGACATGCCCAAATTTGATTGGAGGAATATCTTCAATCTGACCGACCAGGCCATCCGCATGTTCAACCAGTATACAGAG TGCATAAACCTGGATAAATTCATCGGCCACACAGATGAGGACCAGATGACGCACCAGGCACTGTACCTCCTGGAGGAGAACAAGTTCTGGGCAGGGCTCATCTTCCAGGACATGTATCCTTGGACCACCAAACTTCCCACCCATGTAAAGTTCAAAATCCGCATGGACATTGATGCAGTGGAGCGCACTAACAAAATCAAGGACAG GTACTGGGACCCAGGCCCAAGAGCCGATCCCATGGAGGACCTTCGGTACGTCTGGGGGGGCTTTGCTTACCTGCAGGACATGATTGAACACGGCATCATCAAGAGCCAGACAGGCGTGGACTGGCCTCTGGGTGTCTACATTCAGCAGATGCCCTACCCCTGCTATGTGGATGACCT CTTCATGATCACCTTGAACCGCTGCTTCCCCATCTTTATGGTGCTAGCCTGGATCTACTCTGTCTCCATGATGGTAAAGAGCATCGTCCTGGAGAAGGAGATGAGGCTGAAGGAGATGCTGAAGGCCATGGGCGTTGCCAATAGCGTGATCTGGTACACTTGGTTCATTGACAGCTTCTTGATGATGACCGCCAGCACGGCTCTGCTCACCGCCATCGTCATG TCAGGGAATGTGCTGAACTACAGCAATCCCATcatcctcttcctgttcctgctgaCGTTCACTGTGGCAACCATCATGCAATGTTTCCTGATGAGCGTGTTCTTCAACAAGGCCAACCTGGCAGCTGCCTGCAGTGGAATCATCTACTTCACCCTCTACCTGCCACATATCCTCTGCTTTGCCTGGCAGGACCGCATCACCAAAAACATGAAGATAATGGCA AGCCTGCTGTCCCCGGTGGCTTTCGGCTTTGGGACGGAATACCTGTCCCGGTACGAAGAGCAAGGTCTGGGACTTCAGTGGGACAACATTAGGACCAGCCCCCTGGAGGGGGACCAGTACTCCTTCTTCACCTCCATTCGTATGATGCTGTTCGACAGCTTCCTATATGGGGTCCTGGCCTGGTACCTTGACAACATATTTCCAG GCCAGTATGGAATTGGACGACCCTTTTACTTCCCCTTCCAGCCCTCGTACTGGTCCAGACAAGGaccctcacaaacacagtcaccTGATCAAG CCAAAAAGTCGCCCACGGAAAGCCCGGACAAGCCGGAGGACGGACTGTCTGTGAAGCCACCGGAGTCAGGCAAGGAGTCTGACGGGTCTGACAAGAAGCCCTGCAAACACCAGGACCGGCgggtgaagagagagaaggagaaagaggaacagCAGAAGAAGCAGAAAGACGTGGGCCAGGACCAGGTTAAAGGGGGAGAGCAGCCAGACCAGCCGGCAG GGAACCTCTTCTTCGAACCAGAGCCAACAGGTCTCACTGTGGGCGTGGCCATTCAGGACCTGGTCAAGGTGTTCAACAGTGGTTCCCGGCCAGCAGTGGATGGACTGACCATCACCTTCTACGAGGGACAGATCACCTCCTTTTTGGGCCACAATGGGGCGGGAAAGACCACCACCAT GTCCATCCTCATGGGCCTGTTCCCACCCACCTCAGGCACGGCCTACATTAAAGGGAAGGACATCCGTACCGACATAGATGCCATCCGCCAGTCTCTGGGCATGTGCCCCCAACACAACATCCTGTTTAACCA CCTAACCGTGGAGGAACACATCCTGTTCTACTCCCTGCTGAAGGGCAGACCACAGGCTGATGCCCTGCAGGAGGTCGAGGACATGCTGGAGGACCTGGGCCTGCCGCACAAGAGGCACGACGAGGCACAGAACCTGTCGG GGGGCATGCAGAGGAAACtgtctgttgccatggcatttGTGGGCGGGGCAAAAGTGGTCATCCTTGATGAGCCCACGTCTGGTGTTGATCCCTACTCGAGACGATCAATCTGGGACCTGCTGCTGAAGTATCGCTCAG GCCGGACGGTGATCCTGTCCACCCACCACATGGACGAGGCGGACCTGCTCAGCGACCGCGTGGCCATCATCTCCAAGGGCCGCCTGCACTGCTGCGGCTCGCCGCTCTTCCTCAAGAACTACTTCGGCGTGGGCTTCTACCTGACGCTGGTGCGCCGCGTGAAGGACCAGCGGCCGCGCAAGAGGAAGGAG AACGAGTGCGACTGCGCGTCAGAGTGTTCCTGTGCCTGCTCCACCTGCACCAAGCACAAAGAGGAGAGCCTGAACCAGGCCCAGGTCCTGCCTGTGGAAAGGACCATGGACG GCGATGTGGACGGCATCACCAAACTGATCCACCACCATGTGCCTGAGGCCAAGCTCCTGGAGATGATTGGCCAGGAGATCACGTACCTGCTGCCCAACAAGGACGTCCAGTACAGGTCCTACGCCAGCCTGTTCCGTGAGCTGGAGGAGACGCTGTCAGAAATGGGCCTGAGCAGCTTCGGCATTTCTGACACTTCACTGGAGGAG ATATTCCTGAAGGTCACAGCCGAGGGGGAAGCAACAGAAAATGGCAACGCCATCCCAG ACCAGAGGACACTGCGGCAGAGGAAAGCCCGCACCAGTGTCACAAGCGAGAAAAATGGCACAGTTCACAATGAACTGGCAGCAG AGAGCAATGGGGTGAAGCAGGCCAATGGCCAGGGTAACCACGGCGATTCTGACAGCGGCGGTGGAAGGGGGTCCCGGCAGGTGAAGGGCTGCAGCCTGGTCGTCAAGCAGTTCTTCGCTCTGCTGATAAAGCGCTTCCACCACGCCACGCGCAGCCGCAAGGACTTCCTGGCTCAG ATTGTTTTGCCGGCTAGCTTTGTCCTGGTGGCCCTGTTCTTCACACTGGTTGTACCTCCGTTTGGGGAGTACCCCAGCCTGACTCTCACGCCTTGGATGTACGGTCAGCAGTTCACCTTCTTTAG CAATGAACGACCATCCAATGAGCACATACACCATTTTTCAAATATGCTTTTAAATAGCCCTGGATTTGGAACACGTTGCATGCTGGATCAGCCTCTTGA GAATATGCCCTGTCTCAACATCACTACGGAGTGGGGGGTGCCCACCGTGCCTGCTGTGGTCTCCAACATCCTGCTGAGCCCCCACTGGAACGCCTTAAACCCCTCTCCCAGCTGCCAGTGCAGCACGGACAGGAAGCTCACTATGCTGCCCGTCTGCCCCCTGGGGGCTGGAGGGCTGCCTCCATCTCAG AGGATTCAGCCCACTGGGGATGTTATTTTGGATCTCAGTGACCGGAACATTTCTGATTATCTCGTTAAAACCTACCCCAGTCTAATCAGGACCAG tttaaaaagcaaatacTGGGTGAACGAGCAAAG GTATGGAGGGATCTCAGTTGGGGGGCAGCTCCCTATCCTTGATGTGGACCCCAGAACTATTCAGGATGTCCTTTACCAGCTGGGGCGCATGCTCAACATCACAGGG GGTAATTATACCAAACTTGCTATCAGAGAAATAGGACCTTTCCTGAGGTATATGGAGAGTGAATATAATGTGAAG GTGTGGTACAATAACAAGGGCTGGCACGCCATGGTGTCCTTCTTGAATGTGGCCAACAATGCCATCCTCAGGGCAAACCTGCCGCCCAATGCCAATCCAGCAGAGTACGGCATCACCGCCATCAACCACCCGCTCAACTTGACCAAAGAGCAGCTCTCTGAAGTTACTGT GCTGACCACATCTGTGGACGCGGTGGTGGCCATCTGCGTGATCTTCGCCATGTCCTTCGTCCCGGCCAGCTTCGTGCTCTACCTGATCCAGGAACGCGTCACCAAGGCCAAGCACCTGCAGTTCGTCAGCGGCGTCAGCCCCCTGGTCTACTGGGTCACCAACTTCTTCTGGGACATG ATCAATTACTCCATTAGCACGGCGATGGTGGTGGGGATCTTCGTGGCTTTCGATAAGAAGTGCTACACCTCGCCGACCAACCTCCCAGCCCTTGTTGCTCTACTGCTTCTCTATGG GTGGTCAGTGACGCCCATGATGTACCCGATGTCCTACCTCTTCAATATCCCGAGCACGGCCTACGTCTCACTCTCCTGCATCAACCTCTTTATCGGGATCAACAGCAGTGCCATCACCTTCATTTTGGAGCTCTTTGAGAACAACCGG GCCCTACTGCAATTTAATGACATCCTGAAGAAAGGTTTGCTCATATTTCCTCATTTCTGCCTGGGGCGTGGCCTAATCGACATGGCCATGAACCAGGCCGTGACCGACGTCTACGCCAGATTTG gGGAAGAGTACAGTAAGGATCCTTTCAGGTGGGACTTTGTGGGGAAGAACATGGCCTTCATGGCCGCTGAAGGCGttgtgtatttcattttgacaatCCTCATCCAATACCGCTTCTTCCTTGATCATTG GTTGTCGGAAGTCCCGAGCACGTCCGTCGAAGACGAGGACGGCGACGTGGCTCAGGAACGCAAGAGGATCTACAATGGCGGAAACAAGGAGGACATTCTGCAGATCAGGGACCTGTCGAAG ACGTACGTGGGCAGGAAGCGGCCGGCGGTGGACAGGATATGCGTGGGCGTGCCTGCAGGGGAG TGCTTTGGCCTCCTGGGTGTGAACGGCGCTGGAAAGACCACCACCTTCAAAATGCTTACCGGGGACACTGATGTCAGTGCCGGGGAGGCTTCGGTTGCTGGCTACAG TATTCTCACCAACATCCTGGACGTTCATCAGAACATGGGCTACTGCCCCCAGTTCGATGCCATTGACGACCTGTTGACTGGTCGGGAACACCTCCACCTCTATGCCCGCCTCCGGGGGGTGCCCGAATCGGAGATCAGCAGG GTGGCGGAGTGGGGGATCCAGAAACTGGGCCTCTCCGAGTACGCAGAACGCTGCGCGGGGACTTACAGCGGCGGGAACAAGCGCAAGCTGTCCACGGCCATCGCCATGATAGGCTGCCCGGCCCTGGTTCTGCTG